From Aedes albopictus strain Foshan chromosome 1, AalbF5, whole genome shotgun sequence, one genomic window encodes:
- the LOC109415234 gene encoding activating signal cointegrator 1, which translates to MEAWLKDRLSKCLCFEVPDEMIGYILTIRNNQEQDEYFRSLLDSGNPEHVSFLNEFKQRWRKSPSEGRDKKNQQKSGKQQQNKQPQQSSQQSRGSKPPEPVPKQEAPTVAAPAQNQGAIKKKTKYVSLYDQEGRANVVLLKGRHLCDCQASKHKLVNNCLHCGRIVCEQEGSGPCLFCGSLVCTDEEQKMIDSSSKKGDNLKRTLMDQNRPKGWEEAVATRNRLLEYDRNSEKRTTVIDDESDYFRANSVWLSDAERKKMEKLEAELREKKHASRLSRKVTIDFAGRQVVEEPQLAIELEDDILKQIAESVAPEKENIGPKSSWDRKKVADADRADDIHPGIVGEAPIFIDPGTALSSNRGPLNGPQFDGIYSKVQDKEFLEMSDLRHCLSMHQPWASLLVAGIKRHEGRTWYSSHRGRLWITATAKPVDMELVKQMENFYRVLYNDDGIEFPSQYPSGCLLGCVSVQDVLPQEEYRKQFPNGESESPFVFVCTDPQELPIRFPVKGQHKIYNLDTKIHQAAVKSLQRLSKLKAEE; encoded by the exons ATGGAAGCCTGGCTAAAGGATCGTCTCTCCAAGTGTCTGTGCTTCGAAGTTCCGGACGAAATGATCGG ATACATCCTCACCATCCGGAACAATCAGGAGCAGGACGAATACTTTAGAAGTTTGTTGgattccggaaatccggagcaTGTCTCGTTTTTGAACGAGTTCAAACAACGATGGC GAAAAAGTCCTTCCGAGGGACGTGACAAGAAGAATCAGCAGAAGTCCGGCAAACAGCAGCAGAACAAGCAGCCGCAACAGTCGTCACAGCAATCCCGCGGATCAaaacctccggaaccggttccgaagcaggAAGCTCCAACGGTCGCAGCTCCCGCACAGAATCAAGGCGCAATCAAGAAGAAAACCAAGTACGTGAGTCTGTACGACCAGGAGGGACGGGCCAATGTGGTCCTTCTGAAGGGACGGCACCTGTGCGACTGCCAAGCGTCCAAGCATAAACTGGTCAACAACTGCCTGCACTGTGGGCGGATTGTTTGCGAACAGGAAGGCAGCGGTCCGTGCCTGTTCTGCGGCAGTTTGGTGTGCACCGACGAGGAGCAGAAGATGATCGACAGCTCATCCAAGAAGGGCGACAATCTGAAGCGCACCCTGATGGATCAGAACCGACCGAAAGGATGGGAGGAAGCGGTGGCCACTCGGAACCGACTGCTGGAGTACGACCGGAACAGCGAGAAGCGAACGACCGTGATTGATGACGAGTCGGATTATTTCCGGGCCAATTCGGTGTGGTTGTCGGATGCCGAACGGAAGAAGATGGAGAAGTTGGAGGCTGAGCTGAGGGAGAAAAAACACGCCAGCCGGTTGAGCCGGAAGGTAACGATCGACTTTGCTGGACGGCAGGTGGTGGAAGAACCACAGCTGGCGATTGAACTGGAGGATGATATATTGAAGCAGATCGCGGAGTCAGTGGCACCGGAAAAGGAGAACATCGGTCCCAAAAGTAGCTGGGATCGGAAGAAGGTTGCCGATGCGGATCGGGCTGATGACATTCATCCGGGAATCGTCGGAGAGGCGCCGATT TTCATCGATCCGGGAACTGCTCTGTCATCCAACAGAGGCCCACTAAACGGTCCCCAATTCGATGGAATCTACAGCAAAGTGCAggacaaggaattcctggaaatgtcCGACCTCCGGCACTGTCTCTCCATGCATCAACCATGGGCATCGCTTCTGGTGGCCGGCATCAAGAGGCACGAAGGCCGCACCTGGTACTCGTCGCATCGGGGCCGACTGTGGATTACGGCCACGGCCAAACCGGTGGACATGGAGCTGGTCAAACAGATGGAGAACTTCTATCGGGTGTTGTACAACGACGATGGCATTGAGTTTCCCTCGCAGTATCCGTCCGGATGCTTGCTGGGATGTGTGtctgttcaggatgttctaccgCAGGAGGAGTATCGAAAGCAGTTCCCGAACGGAGAGTCCGAGAGCCCGTTTGTATTCGTTTGCACGGATCCACAGGAGTTGCCCATCCGGTTCCCCGTCAAGGGACAGCACAAGATTT ACAATCTGGATACGAAGATTCATCAAGCCGCGGTCAAGTCGCTGCAACGACTTTCCAAGCTGAAGGCGGAGGAATAA